The genomic window TACACTGGctcttaaagaaacaaacaaaccagggaccaaaaatcaaaacagacggaaaaaaaaaccctttaaaaaaTCAGTAAGACAAAAAATACTAAAGCAGACAAAATAGCGCTCTTATTGTTTTGAGACGGGCTCACTGTGTAACTTGGACTGATCTTTAGCTCAGGTCAGCCCCTTGCCTTAGTCCATCACAGGCTGAGGTCACAGGGTGATTATCGGCTTGGATGGCCTTTCTAATTCTAAAGTCAGTGAGTTGTTAAGAGTCCAGCTCAGagcggagagatggctcagtgctacCAAGCCTGCTGAtgtgagtttgatccttggggtCTGCAtcatagaaagaaagaactgactcccacgaagtgtcttctggcctccacatgtatgcgcatacacacataataaatcaataaatgtataaTAGAGCTCAATTCAGATCTCTATCTTGCCCCAAGCTTCTGCTCACCAAATCTCATGGCCAGAGATAATCCATGAGCCCACTTTTGTTTATAGAAGGAAGAAACCAAGCTTTGTCCACGTACATTTGTAGCAATGCCCTACAAGAAGATGAACATGTTAGAGCTGCTCCCGACCTGACTTCTTAAGGTTCAGCTGAAACCCAAACCAGCTTGTCATGGGTGGAAGCTTCTCTCTCAGAATCCTGGGAAGGCAACCTTATGGCTGGCTGCCTGGATATGCTTCTGTGAGATGACCTTGGGTTTGGTGAGAGTGAAAGTCAAGGAGTTGCTGAGCAGCAGATCAGAAGAAAATCTACTTCAGTGCTCAcgatttcctttcattctttcaagATGGAATCCAGGACAGCATCCATGAGCTATGCCTCCTGACTGCTTGATGGCATCCAGGATTCTCATAGTGACTCATGGCAATATTGTGCTCAAAAATACAATTCAGCTCACCCGGAGCTGCCTAAGGTCATCTATTGCCATAACTACACAATTAGCTACAAGATCTATTATGAATGTATTCTGTACAAATACAGGTAAGATCTTTCTCATACTTTTTCAAATTACTTTGTCATTCCAGACTCCAGTagctctttggttttgtttgtttgtttgcttttctggtgctgggaattgaactgggggcttcatgtgtgctaggcaaacactACGCTGGACCTCTGCCTGAGCAATATCACCAGCTTTTttcttgtggtttttgttttgtaggaGGGTCTCAGCATGTTTTCCCTGATAGTCTTGAGCTAGCTTTGTAGCTCAGACAGGCCTTGAAGTTgtgaccctcttgcctcagcctcccaagtggcaGGACAAAGTAGATCTTTAGTTAAGACTATTGACTGTCTGACTATTTCTGTGTCCTCTTTCTCTATtacccccacacacccaccccgATGCCTAATTTGAGCAGGCTTGACCCTGTTCCTGCCTGGGACtcctcagaacccacagaaaataGCTTTGGGCACAAGATTAAGGGGTTGGAACTGCTGTTGGAGTGTcatgtttgattgattgattgattgattgattatggTATTGAATCTCCTTCCTCAGCAGGGTTGACCACAACAGCAGATCCTTGAACACTGAGTGTTTCATCTGTGCCAGATGCAAGGGGCCTCTGGTCTTGCTGCCATCATTTTGGAAGAATGGAACCCCCATTGTGCTCCATTTGAGACCATTTGCTAAATATGTGCCTGAGAATTATATAGCAGTGTTTAATGGGACAAGGGGGATCAGCcatgaggatgtgaagaaaagaTTCAGCAAGGATTTTCATGCTAGTAAATCTTTAAGGGAAATCCTTAAGGCTGTTCTGGAGTACATTTATATGAGCTGAATCCTTTACTGGCAAGAAGTTTTAGAAATCCCTATTTCTGTAAAGGTTTAAATATTGGAGtttaaatgtgttttctgatTTGTTATTAATGGTGACTGGTTTTAACAAAAGGGATCTTTTGCTAACCATATATTCCGTGACATCACTTGAAGCCATTTGGAGTCACTTTGGGTTTTAACTTTGATTAGGTAGTTGGAAATgtaaaatttcagaaaacaatGATATTTTCTTGGGTGGGGGAGTGTTGAGAACATGAAAATATTGTCATAAAAGAGTAAGTTGTAATGGCACTGCCCCACAGCTAGGTTGCTGTCAGCCTATTACACTAGCCGCATTTGAAGAGCCAACGTGCTTCATGAATTCCAGCTTGTCATGGCTTGGAGTGAAGCTAAGTCATGTAAttactcagaaaataaatattttcatttcagtttACTGCTCTCTTATTCAGGTGTTCCAGCAGATCACTGACTGGGAGCTGTTGAGGGCGTGGATTGGATCCAAGATTGTATTTCCTGTGGAAACTGGAGAAGATGCTCACCAATTGAGTGGCTTAGACGTGCACGAATGTCTTAGAGTTCTGGAAGTGGTGAGCCTAGGATGAGTCACCTAGGTAACAGTCAATGTGTTGAGAGGACCATCCTCTCTGGAGAAtgaatttctctgtttttctcagttcctagTTGCTCCCACAGCCCCTGCCTCATGGCTTCTTCAAAGACAAAACATCTTTTGCCCatttccttcacttttttttttttttttttttttggttttttgagtcagggtttctctgtatagccctggctgtcctggaactcactctgtagaccaggctggcctcaaactcagaaatccgcctgcctctgcctcccaggagtgcgccaccactgcgcAGATTCCTTCACTTTTTATAGATTCCTGTGACACACTAGGTTCACttggaggtagtggtggtggtggcagctgcctcctcctcctcctcttcctctcgtCTGCTGCCACCGCCacagtgcacctgtgtgtgtgtgtgtggggtgtatttGGCAGgccacatgtatgcatatgcatgtggaaGGCAGTGGCTAACCTTGGGTTTCATTCCCAGGAGCTGTCCACcttggttattttttttgttttttgtttttgtttgagttttgagacagactttctcaTGTGGCTGCAGGGCTTTCTGAGTAGGCTGGGCTGGCTAACTAGCACATAGCTGTGCTCTCCCCGTTGCCGCCTCCCCAGGACTGGGGTTACAAGTGCACACTACCAtgcttggcttttcttttctttttctttttcttttttctttttttcttgtctagGACCAAATTCAGGTCATTGTGCTTACATGGTTAAGTACTTTACAAACTgagcatctcttcagcccagtattatcattttaatttctattatttattacCATTTTGATAAGTCTCATATATCCCAAGCTGACCtggaatttttataaaattattacatttattttgggggaggggatacAATAATATCATAGCGCATATGtacaggtcagagggcaacttttgggagtcaggtCTTCTACTCTGTAGGCCCCAgcttgtcaggcttggtggcaaatactcttttttttttaaattttatttatttattatatgtgagtacactgtcgctgttttcagacaccccagaagatggcatcagaccccattacagatggttgtgagccaccatgtggttgctgggatttgaactcagaaccttctgaGGAGCAGttggcgctcttaaccactgagccatctctccagccccaacaaatattcttatctactgagccatctggcttggccctggccttgaactctttagGTAGCCAAGACAGGCCTTGGTTAGGGTTAGGACTTCTGTTCCccgtctctgccttccaaatccTGGGGGCTATAGGCATACACCACTATGATCTGCCacgatcttttttttaaaaaccagttaGTTCACAGATTAGTAACCTCAGTTCCCTTTTGCCATCTTAgttggcttgttttgttgttcttgtttgagtgtttgtttttgagacagggtttcactgtgtatctaTGGCTGGTCTGGAAACTGCTAGGTAGATGAGGTTGGCTTCAGACTTACAGAGATGCTCTAGCTTCCTCCAAAAAGCTGAGATTAAAATTTGTGTACCACCTCACCCACCTCACCCACCTCACCCACCTCACCCACCTCACCCACCTCACCCCTTCTGCTTGCTTGACTTACTTGGCCCCAGGCTAGTCTAAATTCCACAGTGTcacctaggctagcctcaaattgttgatcttcctgccttatcCTCCCAAGTACTCAGATTATAGGGATggaccaccatgcttggctagcGCCCTTTACCTGATCACAGGCTCTGGGGATTAGAGCACAGGCATCTTGACCGGCCCAGTTTTTGTCCTGCTACAGATAATgcttatctttatctttattacTGATACTGTTTATAACCAGGATATAGTCTTCTGACATTTTCCTCTTGCTTCTCATTTTGTAGAAGGGTAGTCTAGTCTTTGGAACCCTGAGACTAGATGAGGCTGCAGGTATGTATATGGTAGGGCAAACTTCCCCAGCTAACTGCTTCCGTTCCTTCTTTCCCGAGCTTCAGCATTTCTGCAGCCTCATACAAGACCCAGTTTGTCATGGTGAGTCATGGCATGTCTGTGACTTCACTGGGAGAAACCGACAGTGTAGGGGGGTAGCCCTGTTACCTACTCTTCTGGAAAGCACTGGTTATTTTTTTCCACTCAACTTTAGACATGGAAAATGCTCCTTGCTGCCCACTTCTTTCTTGGTGGCTACATGCTAATGCCTTCTAGCAAATAAATCATCAGGCCCTGTTGCTGGTGTGGGGTGTGGGCTGTGTGTGGGGTgttcgtgtctgtgtgtgtatgtgcgtgcatgcgcgcATGTATGTGAAGGCCATTGGAGCATATTGGGTGTTCTCTATTACTTGCCactttatttctttgagacaggaaccTGGAACTCACCCCCACCCTCAGGTTGGCAGTTAGCCAACCCAAACCAGTCCTATTATAAGCAGACatggccacacccagcttttacatAGGTGCTGGTGATCTGAACTTGAGTGTTCATGTTTGCTCAGCCAGCACTCTTACCAACTTAaccagctccccagccccaccttttTTGTCAATCCCATCCTCACCCTCCCCCAATACTACCCAGATAACGAATATAACTTTCTCTGACTGGCCTGCGATCCCATTGCCTTATCCCAGACCTTTGTTATCAGCCCTTCCCCCTGCCCAAACCCTTAACTCCAGTCAGCTgagactatttttttcttttcttttcttttcttttcttttttcttttcttttcctttcctttcctttcttttcttttcttttcttttcttttcttttcttttcttttcttttcttttctcttttttctttttagacatgGTTTCTCACTGTTTAGCCCTGGCcggcctggaactcaatctgtggaataggctggctttgaactcacagagatcagcctgcctctgcctcccaaataccgGTATGTACCACCTCAGCTCTGGTCCAGCTGAGACCACTTATAGCCTTCCCAAAGCACTGCTGTCTtcagcctctctgcctctactactgcTCTCTtctgcttagaaaaaaaaaagaccacttcCTTCTCTTAGCCACTTGCCCTTTAAGTCTCCAGAAAGCCATTTTGGATAGATCTTTGCCATCTTGCTGAGCCCAGGACTCAGCATGTGCTATCTAtcctcttgctctgtagtatagattgcttggtatttttcatttttaccaCACCTTCTCTGCTGGCCTGAGCTTCTGGGATCTGGAAATTATGGCTTATTAATGCCTAGTGGCCCTAAAGTGTACCTAGACAGCCAGCTGTTGAACCTTTCACTGCTACCACCCAAACTTGTGACTGTGTCTAGCAATAGAGGGCACAGTAGAACccaggagggcagagagacagactctAAGCCAGGTAGAACGAGGCAGGAAATACACGCCAGAGCCCAGCCAGACCCAGTCCAAAGGATGACTGTGGTCCTCATTACCTTGTTTATTGAAAGTTTAAGCAGGGTTTCTAGACATAAAAATCGGGCAAATACTGAGATGCTGGAGACCATAGGCACATTGAGTGCTGAGAAAGGCCTGGCTCTCTATGCTCTTcgcctcttcctcttcttgcaCAGGGATGGCTGATTTAGAAGGGTGGTGGGGCTCCAGGCAGCTAGTTCTAAAACAGCAAGATAGGGCGTGGCGGCTAAGGTACAGTAAGGTGCTGTCCTTGGAGCTGAGAGTATAGTCCCCAGGAGACCTGGTTAGATGCTGAGCTGTCCGCGTGTCCTGGCAGCAAAATTGTAAGTTCGAGCTAGCCCAACTACAAGGAGGAGAAGAACCTGGAGTGTATTAGGACTTGGGTTGGGCAGGTTACAGTTCCATTCCAGAATTATAAGCCCAAGTAGGAGGCCTCGGTAGTCTCCGACCAGGATGATTCTCTCCGAGAAGATGAAGGCTGCCGCTGGGGCCCTCTCTGGTCAGAGCGGCCCAGGCGCAGGAACAACATCCACATTTGTTCTCTGAACTTCACTCCCACAAAGGCATAGAGCAGTGGGTTGAGGCAGCAGTGCATGTAGCCCATGCCTGAGGTGACTGACTTGGCCACATCCACGTGGCTTTCTCGACCACAGTTGCGGGCCAACACTCCCAGGTCCATGAGGATATCCACTAGCACCACCAGGTGATAGGGGGTCCAGCAGACAGCAAaggccgccaccaccaccaccactagccTCATAGCTCGAAAACGCCTCTGGCCTCTGGAGACCAGCAGCACAGCCAGGATATGGGCATAGCAGTAGGCCATGACTAGAAGGGGCAGCAGGAAACCAGCCACAAGCTGCAGTACACGCAGAGCATTGCGACCCACCTGTGGGAAGTTATACTGGCAATGGTTGGCATTGAGGCGCTGATCGTGGCTGGCTGACAAGAAGATGAAATCTGGGAGGGCAAAGAGCAGACAGAGACCCCATACAACTATGCAGGTGAGGGCTACACGTACCCGGGGGTCCCTGCGGTAGATCTGGGTGGCATGCACGATGCTCAGATAGCGGTCGAAGCTTATACAGGCCAGCAGGAAGGCCCCTGCATAGAAGTTGATGTTGAACAGGGCACCTGCCACTTTGCAGAGGCCAGAGCCGAAAACCCACTGGACAGCAGCAtccactgcccacagtgggaggGTTAATACCAGCAGCACATCGGCCACGGCCAGGTGGAGCAGGAAGGTGTCGGTGCTGCTCAGGGCAGTGCGCTGGCTCAGTAGCACAGCAGCCACCGCCCCATTGCCTAGCAGCCCCAGCAAAAAGAGGAGGCTGTAGAGGACTGGCAGGAAGGTTCTGTCAAAGTTCAGGCTGAAGTCCTGTGGGCAGGGCGGGGAGTCCGAGAAGTCGCTCTCATTTTCCCCATAATCGTAGGGAGAGGTGCTGTTTTCCAGAAGAAAGGCAAAGTCCGAGGCATCTAGCACTTGGCGTTCTCTAACCTGcccaaggaagggggaaagagggaggggaggccatGCTCTGTAAAGGCCTGGCAACTGTCTTGCCCCTTTGTGCCCTGCCATTTATTCTGAgccggctctctctctctctctctctctctctctctctctctctctctctctctctccccccccccaggcccaCTTCTCCTTAATCTCATCTAGTCAGACTGGGAAGGTAACCCCCCTTTTCAAAGGATGACAACCCCCGACTCACCACCCTAGACCCTTTCTGGATTATCACCCAGGGCAGGGATCCTCTTCAGGAGAGGAAGTTCCTCCCAGGGTCTGGAACCTTCCAATCCCTCCCTTCGTCTTCATTCTTGGTGGTTTGTCAGCCTCGATGCTATGGCCACCCCTGGATCAACCACTGGGCTCCCCAGGTGCTTCCTTACCCCATCATCTAGTCCCTGgcccttcttttccctcctcaGCCCTTATCTGGTGGTCTTGACTTTCTGGTCTCACATAAGGATTTTCTACAAACCATTGTGCACCCTTACACATGCCGTGCATGCCTCTCTTCCCCTACCCAGAGCCTTGTGCAATCACTTAGGTACCCACTGAGCTTCCCACCCAAGCCCCAACTGGGTCTTCCCAAGACAACCGGGCTGATTTCAAACTCTAAGGCTCAGATGAGCtttcttgcctctctgcctctcaagcagcTAGGGCAATGGGGCCATACCACTTCATCTGGATAGCAGG from Apodemus sylvaticus chromosome X, mApoSyl1.1, whole genome shotgun sequence includes these protein-coding regions:
- the Cxcr3 gene encoding C-X-C chemokine receptor type 3, which gives rise to MYLEVRERQVLDASDFAFLLENSTSPYDYGENESDFSDSPPCPQDFSLNFDRTFLPVLYSLLFLLGLLGNGAVAAVLLSQRTALSSTDTFLLHLAVADVLLVLTLPLWAVDAAVQWVFGSGLCKVAGALFNINFYAGAFLLACISFDRYLSIVHATQIYRRDPRVRVALTCIVVWGLCLLFALPDFIFLSASHDQRLNANHCQYNFPQVGRNALRVLQLVAGFLLPLLVMAYCYAHILAVLLVSRGQRRFRAMRLVVVVVAAFAVCWTPYHLVVLVDILMDLGVLARNCGRESHVDVAKSVTSGMGYMHCCLNPLLYAFVGVKFREQMWMLFLRLGRSDQRGPQRQPSSSRRESSWSETTEASYLGL